A part of Desulfobacter sp. genomic DNA contains:
- a CDS encoding hemerythrin family protein, producing the protein MAEKIQWDEKYSVDVPELDEYQKELFDKFNDLIEMRAAKKMDAKAATNLISDLNDYSKMFFAKEERILKRKGYPDLEPHSKAHRQFIKNSISLRREIAEDINNLTMDIIIELRDWLVDHIETSDALYVPFLRINQYIEDANKKN; encoded by the coding sequence ATGGCGGAAAAAATCCAATGGGATGAAAAATACAGTGTGGATGTTCCTGAACTGGACGAATACCAGAAGGAGCTTTTTGATAAATTTAACGACCTCATTGAGATGCGGGCCGCAAAAAAGATGGATGCCAAGGCGGCGACCAATTTGATTTCCGATCTCAATGATTACAGCAAGATGTTTTTTGCAAAAGAAGAACGGATTCTGAAAAGAAAAGGATATCCGGACCTTGAGCCCCATTCCAAGGCCCATCGCCAGTTTATTAAAAATTCCATCAGCCTCAGGCGGGAGATTGCCGAGGATATCAATAATCTGACCATGGATATTATTATTGAACTCAGGGACTGGCTGGTGGACCATATCGAAACCAGTGATGCTTTGTATGTGCCCTTTCTCAGGATTAACCAGTATATCGAAGACGCCAATAAGAAAAATTAA
- a CDS encoding prepilin-type N-terminal cleavage/methylation domain-containing protein: protein MRKGPKKTPVLNHGNVNNIQSGFSLIELIVVMFILSVLAFFTIPLFKAPDQGPQDTGETGRHLARFIETLKHQAVREQRDYRLHLDLVAGRAWALPEKKKEGGTPRDRSGQPDTGLQGLSLSGVAFPDQEGRNPQDTTIRVSHRGISDMALIHMNTKDGSVTLRLHPFIYEVEIIQGNYTFNDCL from the coding sequence TTGCGCAAAGGCCCCAAAAAAACACCGGTATTAAATCACGGTAATGTCAACAATATCCAATCCGGTTTCTCCCTGATAGAACTGATTGTGGTCATGTTTATCCTGTCGGTGCTGGCCTTTTTTACCATCCCCCTCTTTAAGGCTCCGGACCAGGGCCCGCAGGACACAGGGGAAACGGGGCGGCACCTGGCCCGGTTCATTGAAACCCTTAAACACCAGGCGGTCAGGGAACAGCGGGATTACCGCCTGCACCTGGATCTGGTGGCCGGCAGGGCATGGGCCCTCCCTGAAAAAAAAAAAGAGGGCGGCACGCCCCGGGACAGGAGCGGCCAGCCAGATACCGGACTGCAGGGACTTTCCCTTTCCGGGGTGGCCTTCCCCGATCAGGAGGGCCGGAACCCGCAGGACACAACCATCCGGGTCTCGCACAGGGGCATCTCGGATATGGCATTGATCCATATGAACACAAAAGATGGAAGCGTCACACTGAGACTCCATCCTTTTATATATGAAGTGGAAATCATCCAGGGGAATTATACCTTCAATGACTGCCTCTAA
- the ccsB gene encoding c-type cytochrome biogenesis protein CcsB — protein sequence MNHSLLLSAATFIYALASVFYIGSFSFKKKVLAKLGFWVIVIGLLANTGGIILRWVESYQMGYGHAPFSNMYESLVFFSWTVAALYVFVELKYKESIIGVFVSPLIFLAIAYASFDPSISSKISPLIPALKSNWLIAHVITCFLGYAGFGLAFGFSFMYFIKPKNPNVESIFAKLPDWDVIDELTYQMIVFGFLFLTIGIITGSVWANSAWGKYWSWDPKETWSLITWFVYAIFLHLRLMRGWHGAKLAIVSIFGFVAVLFTYFGVNYLLSGLHSYG from the coding sequence ATGAACCATTCTTTACTTTTATCTGCGGCAACATTTATTTACGCCCTGGCATCGGTATTTTATATCGGCTCATTCTCCTTTAAGAAAAAGGTGCTGGCAAAGCTCGGGTTCTGGGTGATTGTCATCGGGCTTCTGGCCAATACCGGCGGCATTATCCTTAGGTGGGTGGAATCCTATCAGATGGGGTACGGCCATGCCCCGTTTTCCAATATGTACGAGTCCCTGGTGTTCTTCTCCTGGACCGTGGCGGCCCTTTACGTGTTCGTGGAGCTCAAATACAAGGAGAGTATTATCGGGGTATTTGTCTCTCCCCTGATTTTTCTGGCCATTGCCTATGCCTCCTTTGACCCCTCCATTTCATCCAAGATCAGCCCCCTGATCCCGGCCCTGAAATCCAATTGGCTGATTGCCCATGTCATCACCTGTTTCCTTGGCTATGCCGGATTCGGGCTGGCCTTTGGGTTCAGCTTCATGTACTTCATCAAGCCCAAGAATCCCAATGTGGAATCCATTTTTGCCAAGCTGCCGGACTGGGATGTGATCGATGAACTGACCTATCAGATGATCGTTTTTGGATTCCTTTTTCTGACCATCGGTATTATCACCGGTTCGGTCTGGGCCAACTCCGCCTGGGGCAAATACTGGTCCTGGGACCCCAAGGAGACCTGGTCCCTGATTACCTGGTTTGTTTATGCCATTTTCCTTCATCTGCGGCTGATGCGCGGATGGCACGGCGCAAAACTGGCCATCGTTTCCATTTTCGGGTTTGTGGCGGTCCTTTTTACTTATTTTGGGGTAAATTATCTGCTTTCCGGGCTCCACAGTTACGGATAG
- the hemL gene encoding glutamate-1-semialdehyde 2,1-aminomutase translates to MGLTTSKDLFEAAKHLIPGGVNSPVRACGSVGGEPVFIEKGEGSRLYDADGNSYIDYVLSWGPLILGHRPPKVIDALKQVLETGTSFGAPTALETELAQLVVDMVPSVDMVRMVNSGTEATMSAIRLARGYTGRDLIVKFDGCYHGHADTLLVAAGSGIATLGIPGSPGVPEDVIRNTLSMTYNDIEGLEALMAEKGDQIACVILEPVAGNMGMVRPRQEFLDTLRALTEKHGILLIFDEVMTGFRVGGRGCAQGYFNITPDLTCFGKVIGGGLPVGAYGGKREIMAQIAPVGSIYQAGTLSGNPLAMAAGIATLTALKDDAVYEEMDRRADKLIIGLKEAADAAGIPLQAGHIGSMAGFFFTDREVYNFDHAKTCDLDRFAKFYRGMLAKGIYLAPSQFEACFISAAHTDADIEETVAAARAVMAEL, encoded by the coding sequence ATGGGACTGACAACATCCAAGGATTTGTTTGAAGCGGCTAAACATCTGATTCCCGGCGGAGTCAACTCCCCTGTTCGGGCCTGCGGCTCGGTGGGCGGGGAACCTGTTTTCATTGAGAAAGGGGAGGGCAGCCGGCTATATGATGCGGACGGGAATTCCTATATTGACTATGTCCTTTCCTGGGGGCCGCTGATCCTTGGCCACCGTCCCCCCAAGGTCATTGATGCGCTGAAACAGGTGCTGGAGACCGGGACCAGTTTTGGGGCGCCCACGGCCCTGGAAACGGAGCTGGCCCAGCTGGTGGTGGATATGGTGCCCTCGGTGGATATGGTGAGGATGGTCAATTCAGGGACGGAGGCCACCATGAGCGCCATCCGTCTGGCCCGGGGGTATACGGGGCGGGATTTGATTGTGAAATTCGACGGGTGCTACCACGGCCATGCCGACACCCTGCTGGTGGCCGCCGGTTCCGGCATTGCCACATTGGGCATTCCCGGCAGCCCCGGGGTGCCCGAGGATGTGATCCGCAACACCCTGTCCATGACCTATAACGATATTGAAGGGCTTGAGGCGCTCATGGCTGAAAAGGGCGACCAGATCGCCTGTGTGATTCTGGAGCCGGTTGCCGGCAACATGGGTATGGTCCGGCCGAGGCAGGAATTTCTGGATACCCTGAGGGCCCTGACGGAAAAACATGGCATCCTGTTGATTTTTGACGAGGTCATGACCGGATTCCGGGTCGGGGGCAGGGGATGCGCCCAGGGCTATTTCAATATTACGCCGGACCTGACCTGTTTCGGCAAGGTCATCGGCGGCGGGCTGCCTGTGGGCGCCTACGGCGGAAAGCGGGAGATCATGGCGCAGATAGCCCCTGTGGGATCCATTTACCAGGCCGGCACCTTGTCGGGAAACCCCCTGGCCATGGCCGCCGGCATCGCCACCCTGACGGCCCTCAAGGATGACGCCGTATACGAGGAAATGGACCGGCGGGCAGACAAATTGATCATCGGCCTCAAGGAAGCCGCCGATGCCGCCGGTATCCCCCTGCAGGCCGGGCACATCGGTTCCATGGCCGGGTTCTTTTTCACGGACCGGGAAGTATACAACTTTGACCATGCCAAAACCTGCGACCTGGACCGGTTTGCCAAATTCTACAGGGGCATGCTGGCCAAGGGGATCTACCTGGCGCCCTCACAGTTTGAAGCCTGCTTTATTTCTGCCGCCCATACCGATGCCGATATCGAAGAGACTGTGGCGGCGGCCCGGGCGGTGATGGCGGAGCTTTAA
- a CDS encoding general secretion pathway protein GspK: MNQGQKRMNNSGMALVAVLAVISILLVAALGLARKTGTLAMASAIDAERMVARERAMTGIHLAMALLAEDGAATKLDSVQEDWARPGALARAVEGLGIPNEKLTIDIRDERGKLPLNALIKKHPGRELNPEAFRVWENFFLEMTDDPAPILNSILDWMDHRDDEAVTGISGAESDYYLSLDPPYTCANGPFTHISELFLVKDVSPALFDSGPKGDAEQEETEPVVIPEETITVHGIDPEKSGKAFYSFSQRVNINTANETVIRALLPRDKIDLAKDLVSYRIEKTEDGEFINPLDRGWPDLMAGFSQEEKKSFEALIRYDTDLFRVRSKARENSTQTTVHALIRRTKDKLTDKWSCRILQVTKDN; encoded by the coding sequence ATGAACCAGGGCCAAAAGAGAATGAACAATTCCGGTATGGCTCTGGTGGCGGTGCTGGCCGTCATATCCATCCTTCTTGTGGCGGCCCTTGGGCTGGCCAGAAAGACAGGCACCCTGGCCATGGCCTCGGCCATTGATGCCGAGCGGATGGTGGCCCGGGAAAGGGCCATGACCGGTATCCATCTGGCCATGGCCCTCTTGGCCGAAGACGGGGCAGCCACGAAGCTCGATTCCGTCCAGGAAGACTGGGCCCGGCCCGGGGCGCTGGCCCGGGCCGTCGAAGGGCTGGGGATCCCAAATGAAAAGCTGACCATCGACATCCGGGACGAACGGGGCAAGCTGCCCCTCAATGCCCTGATCAAAAAACACCCGGGCCGGGAACTGAATCCCGAGGCCTTCAGGGTCTGGGAAAATTTTTTTCTGGAAATGACCGATGACCCCGCGCCCATCCTGAACAGCATACTGGACTGGATGGACCACAGGGACGACGAGGCCGTCACCGGCATATCCGGCGCCGAATCCGATTATTATCTTTCCCTTGATCCGCCCTACACCTGCGCCAACGGGCCTTTCACCCATATCTCGGAGCTTTTCCTGGTCAAGGATGTCTCCCCGGCACTCTTTGATTCCGGCCCAAAGGGAGATGCGGAACAAGAAGAAACGGAACCCGTTGTTATCCCGGAGGAAACCATCACGGTCCACGGTATTGACCCGGAAAAATCAGGCAAGGCCTTTTACTCATTTTCCCAAAGGGTGAATATCAACACGGCCAATGAAACGGTGATCCGCGCCCTGCTCCCCAGGGACAAAATCGACTTGGCAAAAGACCTTGTCTCCTATAGAATCGAAAAAACCGAGGACGGGGAGTTCATAAATCCCCTTGATAGGGGATGGCCGGACCTTATGGCCGGATTCAGCCAGGAGGAAAAAAAATCCTTCGAGGCCCTCATCCGTTACGATACCGACCTGTTCAGGGTCCGGTCAAAGGCAAGGGAAAATTCAACCCAAACAACCGTCCACGCATTGATCCGACGAACCAAAGACAAGCTGACGGACAAATGGTCATGCAGAATCCTGCAGGTTACAAAGGACAACTAG
- a CDS encoding GFA family protein: MEKLFGPEYASPEDTGFHPKYKAACFCGAVRYEVSADPVDAKICHCRTCQKLHGAPMQWAAIFHKRHVRFTAGLKHLVFYNSEQGRRERILPCKISCSRCGAPIADEGRRMWLAFPSLFDFGYPANVPDSFKPTCHIFYGARVIEIQDNLPKWSGHKNHSRRL; encoded by the coding sequence ATGGAAAAATTATTCGGGCCAGAATATGCCTCACCGGAAGATACAGGGTTTCATCCAAAATACAAAGCCGCGTGCTTTTGCGGAGCTGTTCGTTATGAGGTGAGCGCTGATCCCGTGGATGCGAAAATTTGCCATTGCCGGACTTGCCAGAAATTACATGGTGCCCCTATGCAATGGGCTGCCATTTTCCACAAACGCCATGTGAGATTTACCGCCGGTTTGAAGCACCTGGTTTTTTACAATAGCGAGCAGGGCCGGCGTGAGAGAATTTTACCCTGCAAAATCAGCTGCAGCAGGTGTGGTGCCCCCATTGCCGATGAAGGGCGCAGGATGTGGCTTGCGTTCCCATCACTATTTGATTTCGGGTATCCAGCCAACGTACCGGACTCATTTAAACCAACATGCCATATTTTCTATGGCGCAAGGGTAATTGAAATTCAGGATAATCTGCCCAAATGGTCCGGACATAAAAATCATTCCAGACGCCTGTAG
- a CDS encoding PilN domain-containing protein — MACLYLDIDETGISARTPHQRDGSPPVRINFEDLPETDSGASQFDTALGMLDPAAGLSECKQAVVTLPPDWVWFRYTSLPFKDKKKLGQILPLELTPSFPDPDPPVVQDFHVSKYPVKGNLYLVFTGTLAKTKIQGIFTALSAMGIAPAVITPRGLVQALAFAREQRDYSELLYIHNTRTEAILTLVKEGFPIMVRALKQMESDPAPSLAREIRSTLACAGVRLNLAPETLRGLPVFLSSQAPEEGLADRINAALKEAGRPLQEAGRPPLQVKEVAVPPWEEMVSADHRPAHLLNFCVGPFRTNSFWNKYKGRLITTLVLALLVFGLGVIDLHRKNSALDARITSVRKASMAVYQRTFPRSGPVPAHAPLMLMESKVKQARLSRPGQGATALPQVPRIGVMEILHELSARIPGDIDVEITRLALNHDRLVLTGLTANFNHVDRIKGLVQASPRFKNVSIQSAAADKTGKQVRFKFILEI, encoded by the coding sequence ATGGCATGCCTCTATCTGGATATTGATGAAACCGGCATTTCGGCCCGTACGCCCCACCAAAGGGACGGCAGCCCCCCTGTCCGGATCAATTTTGAAGACCTTCCGGAAACCGACAGCGGCGCATCGCAGTTTGACACCGCCCTGGGAATGCTGGACCCGGCAGCAGGCCTTTCGGAATGCAAGCAGGCGGTGGTGACCCTGCCGCCGGACTGGGTATGGTTCAGGTACACCAGCCTTCCCTTTAAGGACAAAAAGAAACTGGGACAAATCCTGCCCCTTGAACTCACCCCCTCTTTTCCCGATCCGGACCCGCCCGTGGTCCAGGATTTCCATGTGTCAAAATACCCGGTCAAGGGGAATCTGTACCTGGTCTTCACCGGGACCCTGGCGAAAACAAAAATCCAGGGGATTTTCACCGCCCTGTCCGCCATGGGTATCGCCCCCGCCGTTATCACCCCCAGGGGGCTTGTCCAGGCCCTGGCCTTTGCACGGGAACAACGGGATTATTCAGAATTACTCTATATCCACAACACCAGGACCGAAGCCATCCTGACCCTGGTAAAAGAGGGATTTCCCATTATGGTCCGTGCGCTGAAACAAATGGAATCCGATCCGGCGCCCAGCCTGGCACGGGAAATCCGGTCCACCCTGGCCTGCGCCGGGGTGAGGCTGAACCTGGCCCCTGAAACACTCCGGGGGCTGCCGGTATTTTTGTCCTCCCAGGCACCTGAAGAGGGCCTGGCGGATCGGATCAACGCGGCTCTGAAAGAGGCCGGGCGCCCCCTTCAGGAAGCCGGCCGGCCGCCGTTACAGGTAAAGGAAGTGGCGGTACCGCCCTGGGAAGAGATGGTCTCGGCGGACCACCGCCCCGCCCATCTGCTGAATTTCTGTGTGGGCCCCTTTCGGACAAACTCCTTCTGGAACAAATATAAGGGGCGGCTTATCACCACCCTGGTGCTGGCCCTTCTGGTATTCGGCCTGGGGGTAATTGACCTCCACCGGAAAAATTCAGCCCTGGATGCACGGATAACCAGCGTGCGCAAGGCTTCCATGGCCGTATACCAACGGACCTTTCCCCGGTCCGGCCCGGTACCGGCCCACGCCCCCCTGATGCTCATGGAATCCAAGGTCAAGCAGGCCCGCCTGTCCCGGCCCGGACAGGGGGCAACGGCCCTGCCCCAAGTGCCCAGGATCGGGGTGATGGAGATTCTCCACGAGTTATCGGCCAGGATCCCCGGGGACATCGACGTGGAGATTACCCGGCTCGCCCTAAACCATGACCGGCTGGTTCTTACCGGTCTGACAGCAAACTTCAACCATGTCGACCGGATCAAAGGACTGGTCCAGGCATCCCCCCGGTTTAAAAATGTGAGCATCCAAAGTGCAGCGGCCGACAAAACCGGTAAACAGGTGAGATTTAAATTCATTCTGGAGATCTAA
- a CDS encoding prepilin-type N-terminal cleavage/methylation domain-containing protein, whose translation MTASNKGFTLLEIMVSLAVLAIVLATLFRLQSSTVGLAEAGHFKSAAPLLARQLIAGMAEINYDPDDTSGEFTGEFQGYTWVCELESAGDHGGMEEFLSEDRAEQLKKISLDIYSPGRERRFTIETWRFADAEK comes from the coding sequence ATGACTGCCTCTAATAAAGGATTCACCCTTTTGGAAATCATGGTCAGCCTGGCCGTACTGGCCATTGTTCTTGCCACGCTTTTCAGACTTCAGTCATCCACCGTCGGCCTGGCCGAGGCCGGGCATTTTAAATCGGCCGCTCCGCTTCTGGCCCGCCAGCTGATCGCCGGAATGGCGGAAATAAATTATGACCCCGATGACACCTCCGGTGAATTTACAGGCGAGTTTCAAGGCTACACCTGGGTCTGCGAACTCGAATCCGCCGGTGACCACGGCGGAATGGAGGAATTTCTATCCGAAGACCGGGCCGAACAATTAAAAAAGATTTCCCTTGATATTTACAGCCCGGGCAGGGAGCGGCGGTTCACCATTGAGACATGGCGGTTTGCAGATGCTGAAAAATAA
- a CDS encoding cytochrome c biogenesis protein ResB: MKKQNTFSDQVWMFFASVKLSVYTLVVLAVTSIIGTIVLQNGSPQAYIKLYGEGGYNLIKVLGIDDMYQAWWYLGLLLLLCINIVVCSIERLTKTWKILFPKKISVNPNRFAGSKNRQNIEWSNGGGKDNAEVSAACKAFLSKRVGRVIEVETNEGKVLYAEKGRWTRLGVYVVHASVLLLLAGALIGAVFGFKASLRLDEGQSADTVFDSKTRMPIKLPFTIRCNDFHVKFYDTGAPEEFRSNLTISEGGKESFTKDIRVNHPLRYKGINIFQASYGTASPNEAVFEITDTLTQKGGVYTIKTGDSVELPGGQGTFKFEGFLPHFDFRGHNLGDAFFGRVAVTGKESVQIALPTKFPTFDKMRKGQFTVVVKSFDQAHYTGLQVTKDPGVWYVYAGFLLMIIGCWVTFFMSHQSVCIGLEDNRAGGGPRVWISGKSNRNAQGMTLKIKKLANILKES; encoded by the coding sequence TTGAAGAAACAAAACACATTTTCAGATCAAGTCTGGATGTTCTTTGCATCGGTGAAGCTTTCGGTGTACACGCTGGTGGTTCTGGCCGTGACATCCATCATCGGGACCATTGTGCTTCAGAACGGCAGCCCCCAGGCCTATATCAAGCTTTACGGCGAGGGGGGGTACAACCTGATAAAGGTGCTGGGCATTGATGATATGTACCAGGCCTGGTGGTATCTTGGATTACTCCTTTTACTTTGTATCAACATCGTGGTCTGCTCCATAGAACGGCTTACCAAAACCTGGAAGATCCTTTTTCCAAAGAAAATTTCAGTCAATCCCAACCGGTTTGCGGGCTCAAAAAACAGGCAGAATATTGAATGGTCCAATGGCGGTGGAAAGGATAACGCCGAAGTGTCAGCGGCCTGCAAGGCTTTTTTGAGCAAGCGGGTGGGCCGGGTGATTGAGGTGGAGACAAATGAGGGAAAAGTGCTTTATGCGGAAAAAGGGCGGTGGACCCGGCTGGGTGTTTATGTGGTCCATGCCAGTGTTCTCCTTCTGCTGGCCGGTGCCCTCATCGGGGCGGTGTTCGGGTTCAAGGCCAGCCTCCGGCTGGACGAAGGCCAGTCTGCGGATACGGTATTTGATTCCAAAACCCGGATGCCCATCAAGCTGCCGTTTACAATCAGATGCAATGACTTTCATGTGAAATTTTATGATACCGGAGCGCCCGAGGAGTTCCGTTCCAACCTGACCATCAGTGAAGGGGGCAAAGAGAGCTTTACCAAGGATATCCGGGTGAACCATCCCTTAAGGTATAAAGGGATTAATATTTTTCAGGCCTCCTACGGAACGGCGTCCCCCAATGAGGCGGTGTTTGAAATCACGGATACCCTTACCCAAAAGGGCGGTGTCTACACCATTAAAACCGGTGACAGCGTTGAACTGCCCGGCGGACAGGGGACCTTTAAATTTGAAGGATTTCTTCCCCATTTCGATTTCAGGGGCCACAATCTGGGCGATGCCTTTTTCGGTCGGGTGGCCGTGACGGGCAAGGAGAGTGTTCAGATTGCCCTGCCCACCAAGTTCCCCACCTTTGACAAGATGCGGAAAGGACAGTTCACCGTTGTAGTCAAGTCCTTTGACCAGGCCCATTACACCGGCCTCCAGGTGACCAAGGACCCCGGGGTATGGTATGTGTATGCGGGCTTTCTGCTGATGATCATCGGCTGCTGGGTGACCTTTTTCATGTCCCACCAGTCCGTGTGTATCGGCCTTGAGGATAACCGGGCCGGCGGCGGACCCCGGGTGTGGATCTCCGGCAAATCCAATAGAAATGCCCAGGGTATGACCCTGAAAATCAAAAAACTTGCAAATATATTAAAGGAAAGTTAA
- the mpl gene encoding UDP-N-acetylmuramate:L-alanyl-gamma-D-glutamyl-meso-diaminopimelate ligase yields MGDSIKRIHLTAACGTGMGTLACILKEMGYEVTGSDQNVYPPMSDFLAEKGIRLFSGFDPSNISSEAPPDLVIIGNAVSRDNPEAQAVMERKIPYMSMPQAVNRFIAGDKKIILVTGTHGKTTTSSIMAHLLETAGLSPSFMIGGILKDFNSSFKIGGGDYMVIEGDEYDTAFFDKEPKFMHYDPHITIMTGIEFDHADIFRDLDHICEKFGQLAAKIKESSHIIACSENETLNRVLATAGARAETYGDGGDWKITAHETARGRTLACIDGPAASVELDTPLQGRHNMMNAAACIAAARRLGISPKDIVQGLNTFSGVKRRQEIRGLCRGITVMDDFAHHPSAVRETLAAVKPFYPEGRVVAVFEPRTNTSMRNIFQSEYPKAFDGADMVCICTPGVKKNIPEEQRFSPARLAEDIRDRGIAARHFDTPDQIMDFLVPELSSGDLVLIMSNGGFGNIHERLLERLA; encoded by the coding sequence ATGGGGGATAGCATAAAAAGAATCCATCTCACCGCCGCCTGCGGTACGGGAATGGGCACCCTGGCCTGCATCTTAAAGGAGATGGGCTACGAGGTGACCGGATCGGACCAGAATGTCTATCCGCCCATGAGCGATTTTCTGGCGGAAAAGGGGATCCGGCTTTTTTCCGGGTTTGATCCGTCCAATATCAGTTCGGAGGCACCGCCGGACCTGGTGATCATCGGCAATGCCGTGAGCCGGGACAACCCCGAGGCCCAGGCGGTGATGGAACGGAAAATTCCCTATATGTCCATGCCCCAGGCGGTGAACCGGTTTATTGCCGGAGACAAAAAGATTATCCTGGTCACGGGCACCCACGGCAAAACCACCACCTCATCCATCATGGCCCATCTGCTGGAGACCGCAGGGCTTTCCCCCTCTTTTATGATCGGGGGGATTTTAAAGGATTTCAATTCTTCCTTTAAAATCGGTGGGGGCGATTATATGGTGATCGAAGGGGATGAGTATGATACGGCTTTTTTTGACAAAGAGCCCAAGTTTATGCATTATGATCCCCATATCACCATTATGACGGGTATTGAATTTGACCATGCCGATATTTTCAGGGACCTGGATCATATCTGTGAAAAGTTCGGGCAACTGGCGGCCAAAATCAAGGAGAGCAGTCACATTATTGCCTGTTCGGAGAATGAAACCCTGAACCGGGTGCTGGCAACGGCAGGAGCCCGGGCGGAAACCTACGGAGATGGCGGCGACTGGAAAATTACGGCCCACGAAACCGCCCGGGGCAGGACACTGGCCTGTATCGACGGCCCGGCCGCAAGCGTTGAACTGGATACCCCCCTCCAGGGCCGGCATAATATGATGAACGCTGCGGCCTGCATTGCGGCGGCCCGGCGGCTGGGGATTTCTCCAAAAGATATCGTCCAGGGGCTGAATACCTTCTCTGGGGTTAAGCGGCGCCAGGAGATCCGTGGCCTATGCAGAGGGATCACGGTGATGGATGATTTTGCCCACCATCCTTCGGCGGTAAGGGAAACCCTTGCCGCAGTTAAGCCCTTTTACCCTGAGGGCCGGGTGGTGGCCGTGTTTGAGCCACGGACCAACACCAGCATGCGAAATATTTTTCAAAGTGAGTACCCCAAGGCCTTTGACGGGGCGGACATGGTCTGCATCTGTACGCCCGGGGTGAAAAAGAATATACCAGAAGAGCAGCGGTTTTCACCGGCCCGCCTGGCGGAAGATATCAGAGACCGGGGGATTGCTGCCCGACATTTTGATACGCCGGACCAGATCATGGATTTTCTGGTGCCTGAACTGAGTTCTGGTGATCTGGTCCTGATCATGTCCAACGGAGGGTTCGGCAACATCCATGAACGGTTGCTGGAGCGGTTGGCTTGA
- a CDS encoding prepilin-type N-terminal cleavage/methylation domain-containing protein, whose product MLKNKPDSKGFTLVEVLVALAVFSGLMMTLFSSFNAFTASSRMIRDYEKKSRDAGPGLDTLVSDLEQVFALQPPRLMETGTEDAQSQEKFRFAAAIDQIDGRAFSRLEFTSLSPVQFRSSPDRPLGITGLVYYVSAHGERMDLHRSDTPIHFPDRDQPSPCTDPVVVKDIESFDLTFIDIEGEGHDRWDSRDEELDYGLPARVGIAITLGRHQGSRKISTQVAIPVRVEK is encoded by the coding sequence ATGCTGAAAAATAAACCGGATTCAAAAGGATTCACCCTGGTCGAGGTCCTGGTGGCCCTGGCCGTTTTTTCCGGGCTGATGATGACCCTGTTCTCCTCCTTTAACGCCTTTACCGCCTCAAGCAGGATGATAAGGGACTATGAAAAGAAAAGCAGGGATGCAGGCCCAGGGCTGGATACCCTGGTATCGGACCTGGAGCAGGTATTTGCCCTCCAGCCGCCCCGGCTGATGGAAACCGGGACCGAGGATGCCCAGTCCCAGGAAAAATTCAGATTTGCCGCTGCCATTGACCAGATCGACGGCCGCGCCTTCTCGCGGCTGGAATTTACCTCCCTCAGCCCGGTGCAGTTCCGCAGCAGCCCGGACCGCCCCCTGGGCATCACCGGGCTGGTCTATTATGTATCCGCCCATGGGGAACGTATGGATCTGCACCGCTCCGATACCCCAATTCATTTTCCCGACAGAGACCAGCCGTCCCCCTGCACCGACCCTGTGGTGGTCAAAGATATCGAATCCTTCGATTTGACCTTTATCGATATTGAGGGAGAAGGCCACGACCGCTGGGATTCCCGGGACGAAGAACTTGACTATGGGCTGCCGGCCCGGGTTGGCATCGCAATCACCCTGGGCCGGCACCAGGGCAGCAGAAAGATATCAACCCAGGTGGCCATTCCGGTGAGGGTTGAAAAATGA
- a CDS encoding STAS/SEC14 domain-containing protein: MIEMIDIGMADAIAYRIDGKVTEDEMKTILAAFKEKAQKNEKLIVYQEVVSIGGAEVDALIEKFKFFLEFGLSHFSRIAVVTHKKWIHKLVDIEGKFLKDIEMRGFPEEEKEQAIAFLRNG, translated from the coding sequence ATGATAGAGATGATAGATATTGGCATGGCGGATGCCATCGCGTATCGAATAGACGGCAAGGTTACAGAGGATGAAATGAAAACAATACTTGCTGCTTTCAAAGAAAAAGCCCAGAAAAATGAAAAGTTAATAGTCTATCAGGAAGTGGTGAGTATTGGCGGGGCTGAGGTTGATGCATTGATAGAAAAATTTAAGTTCTTCCTCGAATTTGGGCTTTCCCATTTTAGCCGGATTGCCGTTGTCACGCATAAAAAATGGATACATAAGCTTGTGGATATAGAGGGTAAATTTCTTAAGGACATAGAAATGAGAGGGTTTCCAGAGGAAGAAAAAGAACAGGCGATTGCGTTTTTGAGAAATGGATAG